One window from the genome of Sphaerotilus microaerophilus encodes:
- a CDS encoding helix-turn-helix transcriptional regulator, translated as MSPLLTPSGLAAVLGLATRTIYNRISTGGDLPPHVRLGNLPRFVAEDVEQWLEQKRRQAPAAPVAAERATQRARQL; from the coding sequence ATGTCGCCCTTACTTACCCCCTCAGGTCTTGCCGCCGTTCTCGGCCTCGCTACCAGAACAATCTACAACCGAATCAGTACCGGCGGAGACCTTCCGCCGCACGTGCGCCTTGGAAACCTGCCGAGGTTCGTCGCGGAGGATGTCGAGCAGTGGCTTGAACAGAAGCGCCGTCAGGCTCCGGCCGCGCCTGTTGCCGCCGAGAGAGCGACTCAACGCGCGAGGCAGCTATGA
- the repC gene encoding replication protein C, IncQ-type: MKRAPVALPPAEISDEFAFAHRAVVNADGLFRRLGCDADHQAILDVWWRSTHGVYVRFWGPNLLGQNEALLLLALLARAGVLHRDSLRKAHSEERAAQADHLEWLNSAVATTVEVHTSLRQLAESVGLGSGGASLDAVRRSLERLGAVSVWTGRESLAKRTTMQNHQLIKVKLQVDGSLCIALAPLLIDAMLGSRRNNTYVLLSSIVGMPASGYSRMLAIRLSWINPGERGEIGIDRLSEYLWPGRAPTRLEKTKIRAALAVLGQHGWLVKPKEKPSHDVYEITRPMDAGLLAARKRRVAPETPIPSVR; the protein is encoded by the coding sequence ATGAAGCGTGCGCCGGTCGCCTTGCCCCCTGCGGAAATAAGCGACGAGTTTGCATTCGCCCATCGTGCGGTGGTCAATGCAGATGGCCTGTTTCGCCGCCTTGGCTGTGACGCAGACCACCAAGCAATTCTGGATGTTTGGTGGAGGTCAACCCACGGTGTTTACGTCCGATTCTGGGGGCCTAACCTACTTGGACAGAACGAGGCGCTGCTGCTACTGGCGCTGCTTGCTCGGGCAGGCGTACTTCATCGAGACAGCCTTCGAAAGGCTCATTCAGAGGAACGCGCTGCGCAGGCAGACCACCTTGAGTGGTTGAATAGTGCGGTCGCAACCACAGTCGAAGTTCATACTTCATTGCGACAACTCGCCGAATCGGTAGGTCTGGGGAGCGGTGGAGCAAGCCTCGATGCGGTTCGGCGTTCGTTGGAGCGACTTGGCGCAGTAAGCGTCTGGACAGGGAGAGAAAGCCTTGCCAAGCGCACTACGATGCAGAATCATCAGTTGATTAAGGTGAAACTTCAAGTCGATGGCAGCCTCTGTATAGCCCTTGCGCCGCTCTTGATTGACGCCATGCTTGGCTCTCGTAGAAATAATACCTACGTGCTGTTGTCCTCCATCGTGGGTATGCCCGCGAGCGGGTACTCCCGCATGCTGGCAATCCGCCTTTCCTGGATTAACCCTGGCGAGCGCGGTGAAATCGGCATTGATAGGTTGTCCGAATACTTGTGGCCTGGCCGGGCTCCGACACGGCTTGAGAAGACGAAGATTCGTGCCGCACTTGCGGTGCTGGGGCAGCACGGGTGGCTTGTGAAGCCGAAGGAAAAGCCGTCGCACGACGTTTATGAGATTACGCGACCGATGGATGCCGGCTTGCTTGCCGCAAGAAAGCGTAGAGTCGCCCCCGAAACCCCGATTCCGTCTGTGCGCTAA
- a CDS encoding DUF1788 domain-containing protein yields the protein MSSKVAKLVSAYRQHLTVPWQPGLAAIQRVIFAVYDKADELRLRANVEEFALATQQAGKQWLLVDVTNAFPEWMAAQEYRDAYFESPEDLAGYQTGELTEFLADLNSKLRARIEADAGPDTVVALLGVGALFGLARVSSVVEGTPSARGIKESVQGRLLVFFPGEHHPENHTYRLLDARDGWNYMAVPLLAQD from the coding sequence ATGTCGTCTAAGGTCGCCAAACTGGTGTCCGCTTACCGCCAGCACCTCACAGTGCCCTGGCAGCCCGGACTCGCGGCCATCCAGCGCGTCATCTTTGCGGTCTACGACAAGGCTGACGAACTGCGGCTTCGTGCCAACGTCGAAGAGTTTGCCCTAGCGACCCAGCAGGCGGGCAAGCAGTGGTTGCTGGTGGACGTGACCAACGCGTTCCCCGAATGGATGGCAGCACAGGAATACCGCGACGCCTATTTCGAGTCGCCCGAAGACCTCGCGGGCTACCAGACGGGTGAGCTGACCGAGTTCCTCGCTGACCTGAACAGCAAGCTGCGCGCGCGTATTGAAGCCGACGCTGGGCCTGACACCGTCGTGGCGCTCCTGGGAGTCGGGGCACTGTTTGGCTTGGCGCGTGTCTCGTCCGTCGTCGAGGGAACGCCATCCGCGCGCGGCATCAAGGAGTCCGTTCAGGGCAGGCTCCTGGTGTTTTTCCCCGGTGAACACCACCCCGAAAACCACACCTACCGCCTGCTTGATGCCCGAGACGGCTGGAACTACATGGCCGTGCCACTGTTGGCGCAGGACTGA
- the brxC gene encoding BREX system P-loop protein BrxC: MLNREIYNKAPKENRLVNNGVAEVSEDHSAAAQDILRYELETFVCDGQYEKGLETILDKFLVNLDAGTEQPGIWISGFYGSGKSHLAKMLRTLWTDYQFPDGATARSLAKLPTGVFEHLKELSIQGKRHGSLHAAAGKLGAGAGNKVRLALLGIIFKSKGLPAQYNQAQLQMWLKREGILDAVQLDLQAEGRTLEKVLPEMYVSQALAQSLLKHRPDLAANQKDLRLILKSQFPEVPDVSSDQLVAAIEAALEVDGKFPLTLVVLDEVQQYIGTDAEKAFQVQEVTETLTKHFNGKLLFVGTGQSALSGMPNLQRLLGRFPVPVMLGDWDVENVTRQIILAKKPSAQPEVEQVWRANLGEISRHLRGTKLEHVTDDEDVMTSDYPLLPVRRRFWERVLRTIDTTGTVSQLRSQLRVVHEAVLATADAPLGHVVSGDFLYDQIAANLVSTAQLPKEVFENVQKFAAGDAHAQLKGKLLKLIFLINKLPADAALDIGLKATEEALADLLVTNLSAGSSELRKQLPDLLAELQNKDRLVMALAGGSGTEYRLQTRESSAWYDEFRAQEAELKAAPQRVEQKRADLLKGRFGDVLKKVRVVQGKDNVERRLTPTYDDSLPKDHEKSLYLWIQDGWQTEEKSVIAEAKAKSSDNPTLFAFLPAQHKTELANAIVALEAARTTLQKKGSPSTEEGRDAQRSMESRQRTAEKELSELLDQLLAGVRVFQAGGQEAVDGNDLADRMNRAAKSSAIRLYSQFDAADHAMWSKVLDEARKGNLEALKAVGHTQEADKHPVCQKLLAFIGPGKKGAEVRDNFEAPPFGWPRDAIDGALYALLAAGHIKAFDAASKAVDAKSLDRAKVTQASFQRESVNITPPQLIKIRGLFSAVGVPCQPKEELSKVPALLAKLREQAAKAGGQAPAPEAPKLASIEAIEAQSGNAQLQELFNRNDEIVALSKAWTKTAEGIAKRLPVWRKLNDLLRHAKALGPYPTLKAEADAIEAQRSLLADPDPVRPLLDKTVDVLRQALNAKLDGFQQAFAQQHSLLAADADWNKLSAAQRDDLGTKHHLSALAALELGTPEQLQDALDDCDLEHWVSKTQALPSRFEAARHAAVQLLKPNVVHVALPKRTLNDEAELKAWLSEVEALLVTKLKQGPVAL, from the coding sequence ATGCTGAACAGGGAAATCTACAACAAGGCCCCGAAGGAGAACCGGCTCGTCAACAACGGCGTGGCAGAGGTCTCCGAAGACCACTCCGCTGCCGCCCAGGACATCCTGCGCTACGAGTTGGAGACCTTCGTCTGCGACGGGCAGTACGAGAAGGGTCTGGAGACGATTCTCGACAAGTTCCTGGTGAACCTCGACGCCGGCACCGAACAGCCCGGCATCTGGATTTCCGGCTTCTACGGCAGCGGCAAGTCGCACTTGGCCAAGATGCTGCGCACCCTGTGGACCGACTACCAGTTCCCCGACGGAGCCACCGCGCGCAGTCTGGCGAAGCTGCCCACCGGCGTGTTCGAGCACCTGAAGGAGCTCAGCATCCAGGGCAAACGGCATGGCTCGCTGCACGCCGCGGCCGGCAAGCTGGGCGCCGGCGCGGGCAACAAGGTTCGCTTGGCCCTGCTGGGCATCATCTTCAAGTCGAAGGGCCTGCCGGCTCAGTACAACCAAGCTCAGTTGCAGATGTGGCTGAAGCGCGAGGGAATCCTGGACGCGGTGCAGCTCGACCTGCAGGCGGAAGGACGGACCCTCGAGAAGGTGCTGCCTGAGATGTACGTTTCGCAGGCCCTCGCGCAATCTCTGCTGAAGCACCGACCAGACCTGGCTGCCAACCAGAAGGACCTGCGCCTTATCTTGAAGAGTCAGTTTCCTGAGGTGCCGGATGTCAGCAGCGACCAGCTGGTGGCCGCTATCGAAGCCGCCTTGGAAGTGGATGGCAAGTTCCCGCTGACCTTGGTGGTGCTTGATGAAGTGCAGCAGTACATCGGCACTGACGCCGAGAAGGCCTTCCAGGTCCAGGAGGTTACCGAGACGCTGACCAAGCACTTCAACGGAAAGTTGTTGTTCGTGGGCACCGGGCAGTCCGCCTTGTCGGGCATGCCCAACCTGCAGCGCCTGCTGGGACGCTTTCCGGTGCCCGTGATGCTGGGCGACTGGGACGTCGAGAACGTCACCCGCCAAATCATCCTGGCCAAGAAGCCCTCGGCGCAGCCCGAGGTGGAGCAGGTCTGGCGCGCCAACCTGGGCGAAATCTCCCGCCACCTGCGCGGCACCAAGCTCGAACACGTCACCGACGATGAGGACGTGATGACGTCCGACTACCCTCTGCTGCCTGTGCGCCGCCGCTTCTGGGAGCGCGTTCTGCGGACCATCGACACCACCGGCACCGTGTCTCAGCTGCGCAGCCAACTGCGCGTGGTGCATGAGGCCGTGTTGGCTACCGCCGACGCACCGCTGGGCCACGTCGTGTCCGGGGACTTTCTGTACGACCAGATTGCTGCGAACCTGGTCTCCACGGCGCAACTGCCCAAGGAAGTGTTCGAGAACGTTCAGAAGTTCGCGGCCGGCGATGCGCACGCCCAGCTCAAGGGCAAGCTGCTCAAGCTCATCTTCCTCATCAACAAGCTGCCGGCAGATGCCGCGCTGGACATCGGGTTGAAGGCGACTGAGGAGGCGCTCGCCGACCTGCTGGTCACCAACTTGTCAGCCGGTTCGTCCGAACTGCGCAAGCAGCTGCCCGACCTGTTGGCCGAGCTGCAGAACAAGGACCGGCTGGTGATGGCCCTGGCAGGCGGCAGCGGGACCGAATACCGGCTGCAGACCCGAGAGTCCAGCGCCTGGTACGACGAGTTCCGCGCTCAGGAGGCCGAACTAAAGGCCGCCCCACAGCGGGTGGAACAGAAGCGCGCCGACCTTCTAAAGGGCCGCTTTGGCGATGTGCTGAAGAAGGTCCGTGTCGTTCAAGGCAAGGACAACGTCGAGCGCCGCCTGACGCCGACGTACGACGACAGCCTACCCAAGGACCACGAGAAGAGCCTGTACCTGTGGATTCAGGACGGCTGGCAGACCGAGGAGAAGTCCGTCATCGCCGAGGCCAAAGCCAAGAGCTCCGACAACCCCACGCTCTTCGCCTTCCTGCCGGCACAGCACAAGACCGAGCTGGCCAACGCCATCGTGGCGTTGGAAGCTGCTCGCACCACGCTGCAGAAGAAGGGCAGCCCGTCGACCGAGGAAGGCCGCGACGCGCAGCGGTCCATGGAAAGCCGCCAGCGCACTGCGGAGAAGGAGCTCTCCGAACTGCTGGACCAGTTGCTGGCCGGGGTGCGGGTCTTCCAGGCGGGGGGGCAGGAGGCCGTTGATGGCAATGACCTGGCTGACCGCATGAACCGTGCGGCCAAGTCGTCAGCCATCCGCCTGTACAGCCAGTTCGATGCCGCCGACCACGCCATGTGGAGCAAGGTGCTCGATGAGGCGCGCAAGGGCAATCTGGAGGCGCTGAAGGCCGTGGGCCACACCCAGGAGGCTGACAAGCACCCGGTTTGCCAGAAGTTGTTGGCGTTCATCGGCCCCGGCAAGAAGGGCGCCGAGGTTCGCGACAACTTTGAAGCGCCACCCTTCGGGTGGCCGCGTGATGCCATCGACGGCGCGCTGTACGCGCTGCTGGCTGCCGGGCACATCAAGGCCTTCGACGCCGCCTCGAAGGCCGTGGACGCCAAGAGCCTCGACCGTGCAAAGGTTACCCAGGCCAGCTTCCAGCGCGAGAGCGTGAACATCACGCCGCCGCAGCTCATCAAGATTCGCGGGCTGTTCAGCGCGGTCGGCGTGCCTTGCCAGCCCAAGGAAGAGCTGTCCAAAGTGCCGGCGCTGCTGGCCAAGCTGCGCGAGCAGGCGGCCAAGGCCGGCGGGCAGGCCCCCGCACCCGAAGCACCGAAGCTGGCGTCCATCGAGGCCATCGAAGCCCAGAGCGGCAACGCCCAGCTGCAGGAGCTGTTCAACCGGAACGACGAAATCGTTGCCTTGTCGAAGGCATGGACCAAGACCGCGGAAGGCATTGCGAAGCGCCTGCCCGTCTGGCGCAAGCTGAACGACCTGCTGCGCCACGCCAAGGCTCTGGGACCCTATCCGACGCTGAAGGCCGAGGCCGATGCGATTGAGGCTCAGCGCAGCCTGCTGGCCGACCCGGACCCGGTGCGCCCGCTGCTGGACAAGACGGTGGACGTGTTGCGCCAGGCCCTGAACGCAAAGCTCGACGGCTTCCAGCAGGCGTTCGCGCAGCAGCATTCGCTTTTGGCGGCCGATGCCGACTGGAACAAGCTCAGCGCCGCGCAGCGTGATGACCTCGGCACCAAGCATCACCTGTCGGCCCTGGCTGCCCTGGAGCTGGGTACGCCCGAGCAGCTGCAGGACGCCTTGGACGACTGCGACCTAGAGCATTGGGTCTCGAAGACCCAGGCGCTGCCCAGTCGCTTCGAGGCCGCTCGCCATGCGGCCGTTCAGCTGCTCAAGCCCAACGTCGTCCACGTGGCGCTGCCGAAGCGCACCCTGAACGACGAGGCCGAGTTGAAGGCTTGGCTGTCTGAAGTCGAGGCTTTGCTGGTGACCAAGCTCAAGCAGGGGCCCGTGGCGCTCTGA